Proteins from a genomic interval of Calypte anna isolate BGI_N300 chromosome 19, bCalAnn1_v1.p, whole genome shotgun sequence:
- the SBDS gene encoding ribosome maturation protein SBDS, producing MSIFTPTNQIRLTNVAVVRARRCGKRFEIACYRNKVMGWRSGAEKDLDEVLQTHTVFVSVSKGQVAKKEDLVQAFGTDDQTEICKMILSKGELQVSDKERHTQLEQMFRDIATVVADKCVNPETKRPYTVILIERAMRDIHYSVKPHKSTKQQALEVIRQLKETMQIERAHMRLRFILPAKEGKKLKEKLKPLIKVIENEEFHEQLEIVCLIDPGCFREIDELIRSQTKGKGTLEVLSLKDVEEGDEKLE from the exons ATGTCCATCTTCACCCCCACCAACCAGATCCGCCTCACCAACGTGGCCGTGGTGCGGGCGCGGCGCTGCGGGAAGCGCTTCGAGATCGCCTGTTACCGCAACAAGGTCATGGGGTGGCGGAGTGGAGC GGAGAAGGATCTGGACGAGGTCCTGCAGACACACACGGTGTTTGTCAGTGTGTCCAAAGGGCAGGTGGCAAAGAAAGAAGATCTGGTGCAAGCCTTTGGGACAGATGACCAAACAGAAATCTGTAAGATG ATTTTATCCAAAGGGGAGCTGCAGGTGTCAGACAAGGAGAGGCACacacagctggagcagatgTTCAGAGATATTGCAACTGTTGTGGCTGACAAATGTGTCAACCCTGAGACAAAACGTCCCTACACTGTCATCCTCATAGAAAGAGCCATGAGGGACATTCACTACTCTGTCAAACCCCACAAGAGCACCAAGCAGCAG GCACTGGAAGTCATCAGGCAGTTAAAGGAGACCATGCAAATTGAACGTGCTCACATGAGGCTACGATTTATTCTCCCAgcaaaggagggaaagaagctgaaagagaagCTCAAGCCTTTGATTAAAGTTATTGAGAATGAAGAATTCCATGAGCAGTTGGAAATT GTGTGCCTCATTGACCCAGGGTGCTTCAGGGAGATTGATGAGCTGATCCGGAGTCAGACCAAAGGGAAGGGAACACTGGAAGTGCTCAGCCTGAAAGATGTGGAGGAAGGAGATGAAAAGCTGGAATAA